A single window of Gambusia affinis linkage group LG18, SWU_Gaff_1.0, whole genome shotgun sequence DNA harbors:
- the LOC122821060 gene encoding uncharacterized protein LOC122821060 isoform X3, with amino-acid sequence MSRYMQSQAEKDETSDPKYQNRTSMFHDEFKKGNISLKLTNVSKEDGGNYTCFVPKLQSQVRKGNVTLYVGENGAPDIVIGPEGPDGGVNVGWVVVVVVGGFVLLILIFITICVVRRPRDSQRWSNNSRNEEVRNDGEMETEQFQNHRGNSNQGDEAEPLQNQEEPNQSV; translated from the exons ATGAGCCGATACATGCAAAG CCAAGCTGAAAAGGATGAAACTTCAGATCCAAAGTACCAGAACCGAACCTCTATGTTCCATGATGAGtttaaaaaaggcaacattTCCCTCAAACTGACCAACGTAAGCAAAGAGGATGGAGGGAATTATACTTGCTTTGTTCCCAAACTGCAAAGTCAAGTCAGGAAGGGGAACGTTACTCTATACGTTG GTGAAAATGGAGCCCCAGACATCGTGATTGGTCCTGAAG GACCTGATGGTGGAGTTAATGTTGGttgggttgttgttgttgttgttggtggtTTTGTATTActcatcctcatcttcatcacaaTCTGTGTTGTTCGTCGCCCCAGAG ATTCTCAACGCTGGAGCAACAACTCTCGAAATGAAGAAGTGAGAAATGATGGAGAGATGGAAACAGAACAATTCCAGA ATCACAGAGGAAACAGTAACCAAGGAGACGAAGCTGAACCTTTACAGAACCAGGAAGAACCAAATCAAAGTGTGTGA
- the LOC122821060 gene encoding uncharacterized protein LOC122821060 isoform X2, whose product MLTEQQTGILVLIIFNLCLFFQFKGRWSVMSRYMQSQAEKDETSDPKYQNRTSMFHDEFKKGNISLKLTNVSKEDGGNYTCFVPKLQSQVRKGNVTLYVGENGAPDIVIGPEGPDGGVNVGWVVVVVVGGFVLLILIFITICVVRRPRDSQRWSNNSRNEEVRNDGEMETEQFQNHRGNSNQGDEAEPLQNQEEPNQSV is encoded by the exons ATGTTAACTGAACAACAAACAGGAATATTagtgttgattatttttaatctttgtttatTCTTCCAATTCAAGGGGAGGTGGTCGGTCATGAGCCGATACATGCAAAG CCAAGCTGAAAAGGATGAAACTTCAGATCCAAAGTACCAGAACCGAACCTCTATGTTCCATGATGAGtttaaaaaaggcaacattTCCCTCAAACTGACCAACGTAAGCAAAGAGGATGGAGGGAATTATACTTGCTTTGTTCCCAAACTGCAAAGTCAAGTCAGGAAGGGGAACGTTACTCTATACGTTG GTGAAAATGGAGCCCCAGACATCGTGATTGGTCCTGAAG GACCTGATGGTGGAGTTAATGTTGGttgggttgttgttgttgttgttggtggtTTTGTATTActcatcctcatcttcatcacaaTCTGTGTTGTTCGTCGCCCCAGAG ATTCTCAACGCTGGAGCAACAACTCTCGAAATGAAGAAGTGAGAAATGATGGAGAGATGGAAACAGAACAATTCCAGA ATCACAGAGGAAACAGTAACCAAGGAGACGAAGCTGAACCTTTACAGAACCAGGAAGAACCAAATCAAAGTGTGTGA
- the LOC122821060 gene encoding myelin-oligodendrocyte glycoprotein-like isoform X1: MKRFLKVLVFLMISQVPAVNQGEVVGHEPIHAKVGDDVTLPCHLEPPFDVNNLTIEWRFQGKEILVHHSQAEKDETSDPKYQNRTSMFHDEFKKGNISLKLTNVSKEDGGNYTCFVPKLQSQVRKGNVTLYVGENGAPDIVIGPEGPDGGVNVGWVVVVVVGGFVLLILIFITICVVRRPRDSQRWSNNSRNEEVRNDGEMETEQFQNHRGNSNQGDEAEPLQNQEEPNQSV; the protein is encoded by the exons ATGAAGagatttttaaaggttttggttttcttgaTGATCAGTCAGGTACCTGCAGTGAATCAGG GGGAGGTGGTCGGTCATGAGCCGATACATGCAAAGGTGGGAGACGACGTTACTCTGCCATGTCATCTGGAGCCTCCATTTGATGTGAACAATCTTACAATCGAATGGAGATTCCAGGGTAAAGAAATACTTGTTCATCACAGCCAAGCTGAAAAGGATGAAACTTCAGATCCAAAGTACCAGAACCGAACCTCTATGTTCCATGATGAGtttaaaaaaggcaacattTCCCTCAAACTGACCAACGTAAGCAAAGAGGATGGAGGGAATTATACTTGCTTTGTTCCCAAACTGCAAAGTCAAGTCAGGAAGGGGAACGTTACTCTATACGTTG GTGAAAATGGAGCCCCAGACATCGTGATTGGTCCTGAAG GACCTGATGGTGGAGTTAATGTTGGttgggttgttgttgttgttgttggtggtTTTGTATTActcatcctcatcttcatcacaaTCTGTGTTGTTCGTCGCCCCAGAG ATTCTCAACGCTGGAGCAACAACTCTCGAAATGAAGAAGTGAGAAATGATGGAGAGATGGAAACAGAACAATTCCAGA ATCACAGAGGAAACAGTAACCAAGGAGACGAAGCTGAACCTTTACAGAACCAGGAAGAACCAAATCAAAGTGTGTGA